A single genomic interval of Schistocerca americana isolate TAMUIC-IGC-003095 chromosome 2, iqSchAmer2.1, whole genome shotgun sequence harbors:
- the LOC124592829 gene encoding cyclin-dependent kinase 6-like: protein MMDAGIQSHPNFEMLAQIGNGAYGTVYRARSASGQIVAVKKVRVNLSADGIPLSTLREVVLLKELAQYEHPNIVKLLDVCTGHRTETDLYLFLVFEHLEQDLSNYIEKCPRSGMGASLVRDIMFQTLSGVDFLHSKRVIHRDLKPQNILISSSGTVKLADFGLAKTYDFEMLLTSVVVTIWYRAPEVLLNSTYATPVDIWSCGCIMAELFLLRPIFCGTSEVDQLDKIFSILGTPPETSWPEQTPLPWSVFKNYTAADLEGMMPDCSPDGLNLLQNLLMFDPCQRISAAKALAHPYFKEHGYIAR, encoded by the coding sequence ATGATGGATGCAGGAATTCAGAGTCATCCCAATTTTGAGATGTTGGCCCAGATAGGTAATGGTGCATACGGCACTGTTTACCGTGCACGTTCAGCGAGTGGCCAAATTGTGGCTGTAAAGAAAGTCCGTGTGAACCTTTCTGCTGATGGTATACCTTTGTCTACACTTCgggaagttgttcttttgaaggaATTGGCTCAGTATGAACATCCGAATATAGTGAAACTACTGGATGTCTGCACGGGTCATAGAACAGAAACCGATCTGTATCTGTTTTTAGTGTTTGAACATTTGGAGCAGGATTTGTCTAATTACATTGAAAAGTGTCCCCGGTCTGGCATGGGAGCAAGCTTGGTGAGAGACATTATGTTCCAGACTCTGAGTGGTGTTGATTTTCTCCATAGTAAGCGTGTAATTCATCGAGATCTGAAACCTCAGAACATCCTGATTTCTTCTTCAGGAACAGTGAAGTTAGCAGACTTTGGGCTGGCTAAGACTTACGACTTTGAAATGCTACTTACTTCTGTTGTTGTAACCATATGGTATCGTGCTCCAGAGGTTCTTCTCAACTCAACATATGCTACACCAGTTGATATCTGGTCATGTGGTTGTATTATGGCTGAATTGTTTCTTCTGCGTCCTATATTTTGTGGAACATCAGAAGTTGATCAACTGGACAAGATATTCAGCATCTTAGGAACACCTCCTGAAACAAGTTGGCCAGAGCAGACACCATTACCTTGGTCTGTTTTCAAAAACTACACAGCTGCTGACCTGGAAGGGATGATGCCTGATTGCTCCCCAGATGGTCTGAATCTTTTGCAGAATTTGTTGATGTTTGACCCTTGTCAGAGAATCAGTGCTGCAAAAGCCTTAGCTCATCCTTATTTCAAGGAGCATGGATACATTGCACGCTAG